The Acidobacteriota bacterium DNA segment GTCCCCGGGATGACCCGCGTGGTCCAGGCCGCCGGCCGGCTGATCCGCTCCGCCGAGGACCGCGGCGTCATCGCCCTCTTCGACCGCCGGTTTCTGCAGCGCGCGTACCGGCGACACCTTCCGGCCGAGTGGTGGCCCGACCCGGTCGACGATGAGGAAGTCGATCTCGCCGGCCATCCGGCCACCACCGCCGCCGCCTTCTTCTCATGACACAGCTCCTCCACCGGATCGAACGCTTCATCCTCGGGGTCGACGGCGACTTCGACGCACTCGCCGCGGCCGCTGCCCGCTTCGGCTACGAGCGGGTAGAGCCGTATCGCCGGCTCTGCGATCGCCGCGGCGTCACTCCCGCCACGCTCGACGACTGGCGCGCCGCTCCGGCCGTGCCCACCTCCGCCTTCAAGTCGCTGCGGCTCGCCGCCGCCGAACCGCTGGAGATCTTCCGAAGCAGCGGCACCACCCGCGGCGCGGAACGCCGGAGCGTTCACTACCACTCCTACCCCGATCTCTACCGGACGGTGATCGACGCCACCTTCGCCGCCGCCTGCCTGCCGGCCGGCTCCGGACGCCTGCCGATCCTCTCCCTCATCCCGGACCGCGCGATCGCCCCCGACTCGAGCCTCTCGTTCATGGCGGCCCACGTCTTCGAGCGCCACGCCGCGCCCGGCAGCGCCTGGGCGGTCTCGAGCAGCGGCATCGACCTGGACCTCGCCTGCCGCTGGCTGGGCGCGCAGGCCGAAGGCGAAGCCGTCCTCGTCCTCGCGACCGCCCTGGCCCTCGTCCTGTTGCTCGACCGTCTCCAGGGCGAATCGGGAGGCGCCATTCGCCTTCCCGCCGGGAGCCGGGTCTTCGAAACCGGCGGCTTCAAGGGCCAGCGGCTGGAGACAACGCCCGAGGCGGTCCGGCGACGCGCCCGCACCCTGCTCGGCCTCGCGCCGGACGCCGTCGTGCGCGAGTACGGCATGACGGAACTGACCAGCCAGGCCTACTCCCGCCCCGGCGGCGAGCGGCTGCGCACGCCGTCCTGGATGCCGTGGCGCGTGCTGGACCCCGACACGCTCGAAGAGGTCGAGGAGGGCCAAACCGGCCTGCTGGCGCTCTTCGATCTCGCCAACCTCGGCTCCGTCTGCCACGTCCTCACCGAGGACCTCGGTGTCCGCGAGGGCAGCGCCTTCCGCCTGCTCGGCCGCGCGAGCGGCGCCGAACTGCGCGGCTGTTCCCTGACCGCCGAGGAACTGGGCGCCGCGTGAGCGCACCCACAGCCACGGTCGTCGCGCAACGGCTGGCCGCGGCCGCGCCGTCCCTCCGCGCCATCCCGGACGACGTTCTGCTCGCCGCCTGGAACGACACGCTCGACGCCTTCCTCGACGCCAACAGCCCGGAGCGCCGCGACCTCGACCCCGGCCTGCTTCAATCCACCGGCCTCTCGCCGGCCGGCCTGAACCACGGCCTGAAGAGCATCGGCGAAGGCATGCTCGAGGATGCCGCGGCCGCCGAACTTCAGCGGCCGCACCGCCAGCGGGATGACGGCTTCAGCCTGGTCGTTCTTCCGGCCGAGCCCCCCGGCCTGATCATCCAGTCCCTCCTGCCAGCGCTCGCGGCACGCGCTCCCGCTCTGTTCAAGTCCTCCCGCGCCGAGCCCCACTTCGCGCCGGCCTTCCTCGCCGCCCTCGGCCGGCGACTACCCAGGCTGCACGACGCCTACGCCGCCGTCACCTGGACCGGCGGCGACGAAGCGGTCGAGACGCCACTCCACGCCTCCGCTCGCCTCGTCGTGGCCTACGGCGAAGAGGCAACGATCGATACCCTCCAGTCCGCCGCCACAGGGCGCCTCATCGCCTTCGGCCCCAGGCTCAGTCTCGGCTGGGTCGGCCCCGGCGCCGACCCGGAGCAGGCCGCCCGCGGCATGGCGCTCGACATCGCGACCTTCGACCAGCGCGGCTGCCTGTCCGTCCACGCCGTGTTCGCCGAACCGGACACCGCCCCCACCTTCGCCGCCGCCCTCGCCGAAGCTCTAAGGGAACTGGCGCTCCAACTATGTCCGGGCCGGAGCAACGCCGCCGACCGTGCCGGCGTCCGCCTCGCCCGCGAGGACGCCGACCTTCGAGGCCTCGACTGGCATGGGGACGCACTCGACGCCGGCACCGTCATCGTCGACCCCGGCCCGCGGATCAGTCCGTCGCCCGGCCTCCGCACCGTCCGCATCCACGCGATCGAAAGTGTCCCGCCGCTGGACGACTGGAGCGGCCGGCTTCAGGGCATAGCCGTGGCCGGCCACCTGCCCGTGACCATCCGCCGTGCCTTCGAACAAGCCGGCGTCTCCCGTTTCGCCCCGGCCGGCCGACTCCAGGCCACCGACGTCACGTGGCGCAACGGCGGCATCGACCTGGCCGCCGAGTTCGCGAACGAGCCCTCGCGAGCACCCCGTGTACGTACATGAATGCTAGGATGTCCTTACCATGCAGAAGCGCCTGACCCGAACCGGAAACAGTCACGCCCTCGTCCTGGACAAGGGAATCCTCGAGGCCACCGGAATCGACAGCGACACGATGCTGGAGGTCTCGACGGACGGCGACGTCATCCTGATCTCCCCGGTCCGTGACGAAGACCGCGTAGCGAAGCTCAAGCGGGGACTGGATCGCATGCACAAGCGCTACGCCGGCGCCTTCCGACGTCTGGCGCAGTAGGACCGAGGCGTTCGGGCGAGTGGAACCGGAGTTCCTCACGCTTGACGAAGCGCTTGCGATCCAGGCAGAGCAGATCGAACGGTACGGCGGCACAGAAGGAGTGCGCGATCACGGCCTACTGGCGTCTGCCCTGGCAATGCCCGCCGCGACATACGGCGGGCAGTTTCTCCATCCGAACCTCTTCGAGATGGCCGCCGCCTACCTCTTCCATCTCTGCAAGAACCATCCCTTTCTGGATGGAAACAAGCGCACCGCACTCGCCGCTTCTCTTGCCTTCCTGTGGCTCAACGATCTCGAAGTGGTGGCCGATCCGGACGAGATCGCGGAACTGGTCCTCGGCGTCGCCGATGGCAGCGTCGGCAAGGCGCAGGTGGCGGTGTACCTGGAGGAGCGTGCTCGCCAGCTGTAGTTACGGTTCCGGCGGCAAGCCCGACACCGTCTCGGCCACCACGCCGTCCTTGACCCGGAACGAGCGCGGCAGCGTCCGGTAGAGCGGCGCCAGAAAGGTCGGCGGCGCTTCGCGGATCTCGAAGGCGGGGCCGTACGACCAGAAGAACGCCCGGTTCTCGTCCGGCGTCGCGGAGCTCAGGACCCACATCCGGCCGCCGGCGAAGACGTGCTGGTTCAGGCCGTCGACGGCCTTGCCGAGGTCCTCGTCGAGGTCGGCGATGACCAGCCAGTGCTCGCCTTCCTCCAGTTCCGGCACGACCGTGCTCAGGCAGAGCCGGCTGTCGCCGTCGCCGCTGCAGATCTCGTCGATCGTGAGGTCGGGCTTCAGCCGCGTCGCGAGGTTGTCGAGCGGGAGGTCCGGCGCGGCGCGGGCGAAGGCGAGCAGCCCCACGGTCAGGGTGCCGACGACGGCGA contains these protein-coding regions:
- a CDS encoding AbrB/MazE/SpoVT family DNA-binding domain-containing protein; this encodes MQKRLTRTGNSHALVLDKGILEATGIDSDTMLEVSTDGDVILISPVRDEDRVAKLKRGLDRMHKRYAGAFRRLAQ
- a CDS encoding type II toxin-antitoxin system death-on-curing family toxin, encoding MEPEFLTLDEALAIQAEQIERYGGTEGVRDHGLLASALAMPAATYGGQFLHPNLFEMAAAYLFHLCKNHPFLDGNKRTALAASLAFLWLNDLEVVADPDEIAELVLGVADGSVGKAQVAVYLEERARQL